The following coding sequences are from one Streptomyces angustmyceticus window:
- a CDS encoding glucose-1-phosphate thymidylyltransferase: MKALVLAGGLGSRLRPFSHSMPKQLIPIANRPVLVHVMAELRALGVTRVGVVVGDRGEEIVAALGDGTGLGVELTYIRQHAPLGLAHCITIAQDFLGDDDFVMYLGDNMLTDGVADIARQFRADRPAAQVVVHKVPDPRAFGVAEIDENGRVVRLVEKPAEPRSDLAMTGVYFFTPAVHEAVAAIEPSARGELEITDALQWMVSRGAEVRARIYSGFWKDTGKIEDVLDCNRELLDRLAPSVRGTVDGASEVRGPVVIEEGARVVRSRLTGPVIIGAGTVVEDSHVGPHTSIGRDCVLTAAEVEYSIMLDGATVRRVGGVRGSVIGRDATVTSAVRTRCSRLVVGDHSSVEVAA; this comes from the coding sequence ATGAAGGCACTCGTGTTGGCCGGCGGGCTGGGCAGCCGGCTGCGCCCGTTCAGCCATTCCATGCCCAAGCAGCTGATCCCGATCGCCAACCGCCCGGTGCTCGTCCATGTGATGGCGGAGCTGCGCGCCCTCGGCGTCACCCGGGTCGGCGTGGTGGTCGGGGACCGGGGCGAGGAGATCGTGGCCGCGCTCGGCGACGGCACCGGCCTCGGCGTCGAGCTCACCTACATCCGGCAGCACGCACCGCTCGGCCTGGCGCACTGCATCACCATCGCTCAGGACTTCCTCGGCGACGACGACTTCGTGATGTACCTGGGCGACAACATGCTCACCGACGGCGTGGCGGACATCGCCCGGCAGTTCCGGGCCGACCGGCCCGCCGCCCAGGTGGTGGTGCACAAGGTGCCGGACCCCCGGGCGTTCGGGGTCGCGGAGATCGACGAGAACGGCCGGGTGGTGCGGCTCGTGGAGAAGCCCGCCGAGCCGCGCAGCGACCTCGCGATGACCGGCGTCTACTTCTTCACCCCGGCCGTGCACGAGGCGGTCGCCGCTATCGAGCCCAGTGCCCGCGGCGAACTGGAGATCACCGACGCGCTGCAGTGGATGGTCTCCCGCGGCGCGGAGGTGCGGGCACGGATCTACTCCGGCTTCTGGAAGGACACCGGGAAGATCGAGGACGTCCTCGACTGCAACCGCGAACTCCTCGACCGGCTCGCCCCTTCCGTACGGGGCACCGTGGACGGGGCGAGCGAGGTGCGCGGCCCGGTGGTGATCGAGGAGGGTGCCCGCGTCGTCCGCTCCCGCCTCACCGGCCCGGTCATCATCGGCGCGGGCACGGTGGTGGAGGACAGCCATGTCGGGCCGCACACCTCCATCGGCCGGGACTGTGTGCTGACCGCGGCGGAGGTGGAGTACTCCATCATGCTGGACGGCGCCACGGTCCGGCGCGTCGGCGGCGTTCGGGGCTCGGTCATCGGCCGGGACGCGACGGTCACCTCGGCCGTCCGCACCCGCTGCTCCCGTCTCGTCGTCGGCGACCACTCCAGCGTCGAGGTCGCCGCCTGA
- a CDS encoding CaiB/BaiF CoA transferase family protein: MAGLRVLELAAIGPAPYACMMLADLGAEVIRVDRPGQERAFAPWHRILDRGRRPVALDLKDPAGTGLLLRLVDGADVLVEGFRPGVAERLGVGPGACRARNPALVYGRMTGWGQDGPLAQAPGHDINYIGLTGALHAIGPAGGAPVPPANLLGDFGGGGMLLAAGILAALVERSRSGLGQVVDAAIVDGTASLTGMLLAMAQAGQWDADRGGNLLDGGAPFYAVYPCADGGHVAVGALEERFYRALLAGLGLDGDRLPDRDDPANWPALRREFEERFATRTRAQWAAAFDGTEACVTPVLSLAEAAAHPHHRARGTYRPAPDGVQPAPAPRFARTPARPDPAPPRRPSRSLLARWGLTEAESARLGAGEQPAATARTSGG, translated from the coding sequence CTGGCCGGCCTGCGGGTCCTCGAACTCGCCGCGATCGGCCCCGCCCCCTACGCCTGCATGATGCTCGCCGACCTCGGCGCCGAGGTGATCCGCGTCGACCGGCCGGGCCAGGAGCGTGCCTTCGCCCCGTGGCACCGCATCCTCGACCGCGGCCGCCGGCCGGTCGCCCTCGACCTCAAGGATCCCGCCGGCACCGGCCTGCTGCTGCGGCTGGTGGACGGCGCGGACGTGCTGGTCGAAGGCTTCCGGCCCGGGGTGGCCGAGCGGCTCGGCGTCGGGCCCGGGGCGTGCCGCGCGCGCAACCCGGCGCTGGTGTACGGCCGGATGACCGGCTGGGGCCAGGACGGGCCGCTGGCCCAGGCCCCCGGCCACGACATCAACTACATCGGCCTCACCGGAGCGCTGCACGCCATCGGACCGGCCGGCGGCGCCCCGGTCCCGCCGGCCAACCTGCTCGGCGACTTCGGGGGCGGCGGCATGCTGCTGGCCGCCGGGATCCTCGCGGCCCTCGTCGAACGGTCCCGCTCCGGCCTGGGCCAGGTGGTGGACGCGGCCATCGTGGACGGCACCGCGTCGCTGACCGGCATGCTGCTGGCCATGGCGCAGGCGGGCCAGTGGGACGCGGACCGGGGCGGCAACCTGCTCGACGGCGGGGCGCCCTTCTACGCCGTGTACCCCTGCGCCGACGGCGGGCATGTCGCGGTCGGCGCGCTGGAGGAGCGCTTCTACCGGGCGCTGCTGGCGGGCCTCGGACTGGACGGGGACCGGCTGCCGGACCGCGACGACCCCGCCAACTGGCCAGCCCTGAGGCGGGAGTTCGAGGAGCGGTTCGCGACCCGGACCCGCGCGCAGTGGGCCGCGGCCTTCGACGGCACCGAGGCGTGTGTGACCCCCGTGCTCAGCCTGGCCGAGGCCGCCGCCCACCCGCACCACCGTGCGCGCGGCACCTACCGCCCCGCCCCCGACGGCGTCCAGCCCGCCCCCGCGCCCCGGTTCGCCCGCACCCCGGCCCGGCCGGACCCGGCACCGCCCCGGAGGCCCTCCCGGAGCCTGCTCGCCCGCTGGGGCCTCACGGAGGCGGAGAGCGCGCGACTGGGCGCGGGGGAGCAGCCCGCTGCGACGGCAAGAACCAGCGGGGGTTGA
- a CDS encoding winged helix DNA-binding domain-containing protein, with the protein MATRMPASSRPHHGGDDRPVLSTRALNRALLARQLLLRRHRLGVLDAVTRLVGLQAQAPNPPYIGLWTRLDGLAIADVAGAIEDRSLTRIAVMRSTVHLVTAQDCRTLRPLTQPALDRDLWVGSGSGKAVKGVVDPAELAVAARDALADAPLTTAELGEALRRRWPDVAARHLAYAARTLLPLVQVPPRGIWGVGGRTRYATAESWLGEPLVADPSPAEMVLRYLAAYGPATVKDVQTWSGLTRLRPVLDGLRDRLRTFRDTAGNELFDVPGAPLPDPDLPAPVRFLPEFDNILLSHADRGRVIGDDDRRRIFTRNGIVRATFLVDGFVRGMWALDRDREGAVLRIEPFAPLGAADRAALYGEGARLLAFAAADAGAHDIRFAPPGG; encoded by the coding sequence ATGGCCACCCGGATGCCGGCGAGCAGCCGCCCGCACCACGGCGGCGACGACCGTCCCGTCCTCAGCACCCGAGCCCTCAACCGCGCACTGCTGGCCCGCCAGTTGCTGCTGCGGCGCCACCGGCTGGGCGTCCTCGACGCGGTCACCCGGCTCGTCGGACTGCAGGCCCAGGCGCCCAACCCGCCCTACATCGGCCTGTGGACCCGTCTGGACGGGCTGGCGATCGCGGACGTGGCGGGGGCGATCGAGGACCGCTCGCTGACCCGTATCGCCGTGATGCGCAGCACCGTTCACCTCGTCACGGCGCAGGACTGCCGCACGCTGCGGCCGCTGACCCAGCCGGCCCTGGACCGCGACCTGTGGGTGGGCAGCGGGTCCGGCAAGGCGGTGAAGGGGGTGGTGGACCCGGCCGAACTCGCCGTCGCGGCGCGCGACGCGCTGGCCGACGCCCCGCTGACGACCGCCGAGCTGGGCGAGGCGCTGCGCCGGCGGTGGCCCGACGTGGCGGCGCGGCATCTCGCGTACGCGGCGCGCACCCTGCTTCCGCTGGTGCAGGTGCCGCCCCGTGGCATCTGGGGCGTGGGCGGCCGGACCCGGTACGCCACCGCCGAGTCCTGGCTGGGCGAGCCGCTGGTGGCGGACCCGTCCCCGGCCGAGATGGTGCTGCGCTATCTGGCGGCGTACGGGCCGGCCACCGTCAAGGACGTCCAGACCTGGTCGGGGCTGACCCGGCTGCGCCCGGTGCTCGACGGGCTGCGGGACCGGCTGCGCACCTTCCGCGACACCGCCGGCAACGAGCTGTTCGACGTTCCCGGGGCGCCGCTGCCCGACCCTGATCTCCCCGCCCCGGTGCGGTTCCTCCCGGAGTTCGACAACATCCTGCTGTCGCACGCCGACCGGGGCCGCGTCATCGGCGACGACGACCGCCGGCGCATCTTCACCCGCAACGGCATCGTCCGCGCCACCTTCCTCGTCGACGGTTTCGTCCGCGGGATGTGGGCCCTCGACCGCGACCGCGAAGGGGCGGTCCTGCGCATCGAGCCGTTCGCGCCGCTCGGCGCCGCGGACCGCGCCGCGCTGTACGGGGAGGGCGCCCGCCTGCTGGCGTTCGCCGCGGCCGACGCCGGCGCGCACGACATCCGCTTCGCACCGCCCGGAGGGTGA
- a CDS encoding SDR family NAD(P)-dependent oxidoreductase: MPHAPFAGRTVVVTGGGSGIGRATALAFAEQGAAAVLVTGRRKERLAETAAAHPAVVPVTADVTTESGAEAVAEAVRAHGGTVDVLVHNAGIFRFSPLAALDAASAREVLDTNVMGPVLLTAHLLPLLRTPGGCLVLVSSRGGHNPGPGSSLYSASKAAVHSLTRSWAAELSGQGIRVNAVAPGFVRTDAYAANGLAPQEVEGLFAGVAQSIPLGRVAETDDITPWIVQLAHPSSAQVTGQVITIDGGLDVGGPQGA; the protein is encoded by the coding sequence ATGCCCCACGCACCGTTCGCCGGCCGGACCGTCGTCGTCACCGGCGGCGGCAGCGGCATCGGCCGCGCCACCGCGCTCGCCTTCGCGGAGCAGGGCGCCGCCGCCGTGCTCGTCACCGGCCGCCGCAAGGAGCGGCTGGCGGAGACCGCCGCGGCACACCCCGCGGTGGTGCCGGTGACCGCCGATGTCACCACCGAGTCGGGCGCCGAGGCGGTCGCCGAGGCCGTACGGGCGCACGGCGGGACGGTGGACGTGCTGGTGCACAACGCCGGCATCTTCCGCTTCAGCCCGCTGGCGGCGCTGGACGCGGCCAGCGCCCGCGAGGTGCTCGACACCAATGTGATGGGCCCGGTGCTGCTCACCGCGCACCTGCTGCCGCTGCTGCGGACGCCCGGCGGCTGCCTGGTGCTGGTCTCCAGCCGCGGCGGCCACAACCCGGGCCCCGGCAGCTCGCTGTACTCGGCCAGCAAGGCGGCCGTGCACAGCCTGACGCGCAGCTGGGCGGCCGAGCTGTCCGGGCAGGGCATCCGGGTCAACGCGGTCGCCCCGGGTTTCGTCCGCACCGACGCCTATGCCGCCAACGGTCTGGCGCCGCAGGAGGTCGAGGGCCTGTTCGCGGGCGTCGCGCAGAGCATCCCGCTGGGCCGGGTCGCCGAGACCGACGACATCACGCCCTGGATCGTGCAGCTGGCCCACCCGTCGTCCGCCCAGGTCACCGGGCAGGTCATCACCATCGACGGCGGGCTGGACGTGGGTGGGCCGCAGGGGGCCTGA
- a CDS encoding epoxide hydrolase family protein, which produces MSPAITPFRIDVPQPEIDDLRLRLARTRWPEAETVSDRSQGVPLAVMKDLCAYWAERYDWRATEARLNALPQFRTGIDGLGIHFLHVRSPHPGAVPLLITHGWPGSVVEFLDIIGPLTDPEDPADAFHVVCPSLPGYGFSDKPSEAGWSAERIAAAWQELMARLGYRRYAAHGVDWGSFISAVIGETDRGALLGLHLAMPFARPPREEAELSERDLAGLAAMKRFQQEEGGYSVLQTTRPQTLGYGLTDSPAGQLAWMAEKYWAWSDHDGDPEKVIPRDRLLDAVSVAWFTASAASSARIYWESQNKLALAPVHVPTAVANYPKDGRMPRPWIEGRFTDLRDWKDHPHGGHFPALEQPEHLVRELRAFFRTLR; this is translated from the coding sequence ATGAGCCCGGCAATCACCCCGTTCCGCATCGACGTGCCGCAGCCGGAGATCGACGACCTCCGGCTGCGGCTGGCCCGGACCCGCTGGCCGGAGGCGGAGACCGTGTCCGACCGGTCCCAGGGCGTCCCGCTGGCGGTCATGAAGGACCTGTGCGCCTACTGGGCGGAGCGCTACGACTGGCGGGCCACCGAGGCCCGGCTGAACGCGCTGCCCCAGTTCCGTACCGGGATCGACGGGCTGGGCATCCACTTCCTGCATGTGCGCTCCCCGCACCCGGGGGCGGTACCGCTGCTGATCACCCACGGCTGGCCGGGCTCGGTGGTCGAATTCCTGGACATCATCGGCCCGTTGACCGACCCGGAGGACCCGGCGGACGCGTTCCATGTGGTGTGCCCGTCGCTGCCGGGCTACGGCTTCAGCGACAAGCCGTCCGAGGCCGGCTGGAGCGCCGAGCGGATCGCCGCCGCCTGGCAGGAGCTGATGGCCCGGCTCGGCTACCGGCGCTATGCGGCGCACGGCGTGGACTGGGGTTCCTTCATCTCGGCGGTGATCGGCGAGACCGACCGCGGCGCCTTGCTCGGGCTGCATCTGGCGATGCCGTTCGCGCGTCCGCCGCGGGAGGAGGCCGAGCTGTCCGAACGGGACCTGGCCGGGCTGGCCGCGATGAAGCGGTTCCAGCAGGAGGAGGGCGGCTACTCGGTCCTCCAGACCACCCGGCCGCAGACGCTCGGCTACGGGCTGACGGACTCCCCCGCCGGACAGCTGGCCTGGATGGCCGAGAAGTACTGGGCGTGGAGCGACCACGACGGGGACCCGGAGAAGGTCATCCCCCGCGACCGGCTGCTGGACGCCGTGTCGGTGGCCTGGTTCACCGCGTCGGCCGCGTCGTCGGCCCGGATCTACTGGGAGAGCCAGAACAAGCTCGCGCTGGCCCCCGTCCACGTCCCCACCGCCGTCGCCAACTACCCGAAGGACGGCCGGATGCCGCGGCCCTGGATCGAGGGCCGCTTCACCGATCTGCGCGACTGGAAGGACCACCCGCACGGTGGCCACTTCCCCGCCCTGGAACAGCCCGAGCACCTCGTCCGCGAGCTGCGCGCCTTCTTCCGCACCCTGCGCTGA
- a CDS encoding cytochrome P450 — protein MTTSATGPGAATGAKTFPYQRRCPFSPPAEYREMTEQDVSQVTLTGSGLRIWTVTGYHTIRRLLTDPRVSASRKHANFPFYFVAPPEYRTETSFIGYDGAEHTTTRRKAALTFTNRQVQRLRPRIEQIVDEHLDLMLGMQPPVDMHRVFSLAVPMTVICELLGIPQDKHDFFIKHGTALLGGHSSTEERQAAIVEVNAYVDELIQLKKREPGDDLLSRAMADYAASGEEYTDRDLFNMVRLLMNGGHETTASQISLGTACLLENPDQLHLLLDDPSLVKPAVEELVRFATIGDTAVPRVALEDIEIGGRLIRRGDGILCLGLAANRDPETFPEPEKLDITRGSRKHLGFGHGVHHCIGADLARLELEIVWSKLFRRIPTLRLAKPFLEIPRKEGAVIYGLWELPVTW, from the coding sequence GTGACGACCTCTGCCACCGGACCCGGCGCGGCCACCGGCGCCAAGACGTTCCCGTACCAGCGCCGGTGCCCCTTCAGCCCGCCGGCCGAGTACCGGGAGATGACCGAGCAGGACGTCTCGCAGGTCACCCTGACCGGCTCCGGGCTGCGGATCTGGACGGTGACCGGATACCACACCATCCGCCGGCTGCTCACCGATCCGCGGGTCAGCGCCTCGCGCAAGCACGCCAACTTCCCCTTCTACTTCGTGGCGCCGCCGGAGTACCGCACCGAGACCTCGTTCATCGGGTACGACGGCGCGGAGCACACCACGACCCGGCGCAAGGCCGCGCTGACCTTCACCAACCGGCAGGTGCAGCGGCTGCGTCCGCGCATCGAGCAGATCGTCGACGAGCACCTCGACCTGATGCTGGGCATGCAGCCGCCCGTCGACATGCACCGGGTGTTCTCGCTGGCGGTGCCGATGACCGTCATCTGCGAACTCCTCGGCATCCCGCAGGACAAGCACGACTTCTTCATCAAGCACGGTACCGCCCTGCTCGGCGGGCACAGCTCCACCGAGGAGCGGCAGGCCGCCATCGTCGAGGTCAACGCCTATGTGGACGAGCTGATCCAGCTCAAGAAGCGCGAACCGGGCGACGACCTGCTCAGCCGGGCGATGGCCGACTACGCGGCGTCCGGTGAGGAGTACACCGACCGGGACCTGTTCAACATGGTGCGGCTGCTGATGAACGGCGGGCACGAGACCACCGCCAGCCAGATCTCGCTGGGCACCGCCTGCCTGCTGGAGAACCCCGACCAGCTCCACCTGCTGCTGGACGACCCGTCGCTGGTCAAGCCGGCCGTCGAGGAGCTGGTGCGGTTCGCCACCATCGGGGACACCGCGGTGCCGCGGGTCGCGCTGGAGGACATCGAGATCGGCGGGCGGCTCATCCGCAGGGGCGACGGCATCCTGTGCCTGGGGCTGGCCGCCAACCGCGACCCGGAGACCTTCCCCGAGCCGGAGAAGCTCGACATCACCCGCGGCAGCCGCAAGCACCTCGGCTTCGGCCACGGCGTGCACCACTGCATCGGCGCGGACCTGGCCCGGCTGGAGCTGGAGATCGTGTGGAGCAAGCTCTTCCGGCGCATCCCGACCCTCCGGCTGGCCAAGCCGTTCCTGGAGATCCCGCGCAAGGAGGGTGCGGTGATCTACGGGCTGTGGGAGCTGCCGGTCACCTGGTGA
- a CDS encoding 2Fe-2S iron-sulfur cluster-binding protein, with translation MAKITYRHPNGTETVVDVPVPNTVMRGAKINNIDGIEAQCGGSAQCGTCHVYVDEANTLPLPAMHESEDDVLYGTAAPRRATSRLSCQLPVSEEIDGLVVHLPETQS, from the coding sequence ATGGCCAAGATCACCTACCGGCACCCGAACGGTACCGAGACCGTCGTCGACGTCCCGGTGCCCAACACCGTGATGCGCGGCGCGAAGATCAACAACATCGACGGGATCGAGGCCCAGTGCGGCGGCTCCGCGCAGTGCGGCACCTGCCATGTGTACGTCGACGAGGCCAACACGCTGCCGCTGCCCGCGATGCACGAGTCCGAGGACGACGTCCTGTACGGCACCGCCGCCCCGCGCCGCGCGACCAGCCGCCTCAGCTGCCAGCTGCCGGTCTCCGAGGAGATCGACGGGCTCGTGGTGCACCTGCCGGAGACCCAGAGCTGA